In one Arachis duranensis cultivar V14167 chromosome 9, aradu.V14167.gnm2.J7QH, whole genome shotgun sequence genomic region, the following are encoded:
- the LOC110272344 gene encoding uncharacterized protein LOC110272344 produces the protein MDRISVLPKTILHDILGRLPDKDAAKTSVLSKSWSETWFSFPVVAAWSKDFFNLPELPLSPEDPLWLSKLDIFIEYVSKRLRRLHDQGLAVKELKLCMEDTCASMLVSQSHHIDKWIQMASESGVEVLQLYLTRSNDKFYNLPLCLAEAKSLTKLVLNGGIRLDPAFLNHSLKFFSVRTLFFCGILVGDERVMEHFISHCPLVENLTLILCLLYKPSSVGDPPGSRADYVKSLSLHGLQKLKQVEVQGIGEVYIDAQNIEKLFYNGAIVDTSFKLNLGSYKNLRWLSLWFVKRADMWLLEQLPKIPFLESLILNHCSLCERTNISGPQLKFLKLTNCPNLKEINIDAPNLLSCEYSGKDEPVISFREISNQLEVNAHILMTRQPVDRLRQFIQNIEPQEVLTSLSLFIFHPYSIIESLGTLPCSSSPPSIKHMQLCSVSHRQTQYFPVLSWLLSSCFPETISFSLDCNFNTRAFMVYFYEMLMCSKKGECHCYSRGPECWWHGLKVVKITHLERTYANIEDLKAMLNALPLSDNSKEEFITFTLEL, from the exons ATGGACCGAATATCTGTTCTGCCAAAAACTATACTTCATGACATCCTCGGAAGGTTGCCAGACAAAGATGCTGCTAAGACTAGTGTTTTGTCAAAGTCGTGGAGTGAAACATGGTTTTCATTTCCCGTCGTGGCTGCTTGGAGcaaggatttttttaatttgcctGAATTACCATTATCTCCAGAAGATCCTCTTTGGCTTAGCAAATTAGATATATTCATTGAGTATGTGAGTAAAAGATTGAGGAGGCTCCATGACCAAGGCTTAGCGGTCAAAGAACTTAAGCTCTGTATGGAAGATACATGTGCTAGTATGCTTGTGTCCCAGTCCCACCATATTGATAAATGGATACAGATGGCAAGTGAAAGTGGTGTCGAAGTACTACAGCTTTACCTTACTCGTAGCAATGACAAATTTTATAACCTTCCACTTTGTCTCGCTGAAGCCAAGTCACTCACTAAGTTGGTGTTGAATGGGGGAATCAGACTTGACCCAGCATTCTTAAACCATTCACTCAAGTTTTTCTCAGTGAGAACATTGTTTTTTTGTGGTATACTTGTTGGAGATGAAAGGGTTATGGAGCATTTCATTTCACATTGTCCTCTGGTTGAAAATTTAACTCTTATTCTTTGTCTTCTATATAAACCTTCAAGTGTAGGAGATCCACCCGGTTCTAGGGCCGACTATGTGAAATCGTTAAGCTTGCATGGTCTACAAAAGCTGAAGCAAGTTGAAGTTCAAGGAATAGGAGAGGTATATATTGATGCTCAGAATATTGAGAAGTTATTCTACAATGGTGCTATTGTGGATACATCTTTCAAGCTGAATTTAGGTAGTTACAAAAATTTGAGATGGTTGAGCTTATGGTTTGTGAAGAGAGCAGACATGTGGTtacttgaacaattgcccaagaTCCCTTTCCTTGAGAGTTTGATATTGAACCATTGTTCTTTGTGTGAGAGGACTAATATTTCAGGTCCTCAACTCAAGTTCTTGAAGTTAACAAATTGCCCTAACTTGAAAGAGATCAATATTGATGCTCCAAATTTATTATCATGTGAGTATAGTGGAAAGGACGAACCTGTTATATCTTTTCGCGAAATTTCTAATCAACTGGAAGTCAATGCTCATATACTCATGACTCGTCAGCCTGTTGATAGATTGAGGCAATTTATCCAAAACATTGAACCCCAAGAGGTTTTGACGTCTCTGTCCCTTTTTATCTTCCACCCATATTCA ATTATAGAAAGCCTAGGTACATTGCCATGTTCATCATCTCCACCAAGTATTAAACACATGCAATTATGTTCTGTTTCGCATAGGCAAACTCAGTATTTTCCCGTTTTGAGTTGGTTGCTTTCAAGTTGCTTCCCGGAAACTATTTCATTCAGCTTGGATTGCAATTTTAATACGAGGGCATTCATGGTG TATTTCTATGAGATGCTGATGTGCAGCAAGAAGGGCGAGTGCCATTGCTATTCAAGGGGTCCTGAGTGTTGGTGGCATGGCTTGAAAGTTGTCAAGATCACACATTTAGAAAGGACTTACGCAAATATTGAAGATCTCAAGGCCATGTTAAATGCATTGCCCCTATCTGATAATTCCAAGGAAGAATTTATCACTTTTACCTTAGAGTTGTAA